The following coding sequences are from one Lolium rigidum isolate FL_2022 chromosome 6, APGP_CSIRO_Lrig_0.1, whole genome shotgun sequence window:
- the LOC124660269 gene encoding ABC transporter G family member 37 gives MEREIHRVTSLRRDSSLWRRDSNVFSRSSSRFQDEEDDEEALRWAALERLPTYDRVRRGMLSVEEGGEKVEVDVGRLGAHESRALIERLVRAADDDHELFLLKLKERMDNVGIEYPTIEVRFERLQVEAQVRVGTRGLPTLINSVTNTLEAIGNTLHVVPNRKQAMTVLHDVSGVVKPRRMTLLLGPPGSGKTTLLLALAGKLDKELKVSGKVTYNGHGLDEFVPQRTAAYISQHDLHIGEMTVRETLAFSARCQGVGTRYEMLTELARREKAANIKPDHDIDVYMKASAMGGQESSIVTEYILKILGLDICADTLVGNEMLRGISGGQRKRVTTGEMLVGPAKALFMDEISTGLDSSTTFQIVNSLRQTIHILGGTAVISLLQPAPETYNLFDDIILLSDGQVVYQGPRENVLEFFQFMGFKCPSRKGVADFLQEVTSKKDQEQYWSRSDRPYRFVPVKQFADAFRSFHVGKSIENELKEPFDRTRSHPAALATSKFGVSRMELLKATIDRELLLMKRNAFMYIFKAVNLTVMAFIVMTTFFRTNMRRDETYGQIYLGALFFAIDTIMFNGFAELGMTVMKLPVFFKQRDLLFFPAWAYTLPSWILQIPITFVEVGVYVFTTYYVIGFDPSVSRFFKQYLLLLAINQMSSSLFRFIAGVGRDMVVSHTFGPLALLTFAALGGFILARPDIKKWWIWGYWISPISYAQNAISTNEFLGPSWNKIVSGGNQTIGVTVLKDRGIFTEAKWYWIGLGAMVGYTLLFNLLYTVALSALSPLSDSNPTMSEEELKEKSANLTGQALEGRKEKKSRKHELELSHNNGRNSVSSSVDSSGSRKGLVLPFTPLSLTFNNTKYSVDMPEAMKAQGVTEDRLLLLKGVSGSFRPGVLTALMGVSGAGKTTLMDVLAGRKTGGYIEGDITVSGYPKKQETFARISGYCEQNDIHSPHVTVYESLVFSAWLRLPVEVDSEKRKMFIEEVMNLVELTPLRDALVGLPGVNGLSTEQRKRLTIAVELVANPSIIFMDEPTSGLDARAAAIVMRTVRNTVNTGRTVVCTIHQPSIDIFEAFDELFLMKRGGEEIYVGPVGPNSSSLIEYFEEIDGISKIKDGYNPATWMLEVSSSAQEEMLGIDFAEVYRQSELYQRNKELIEDLSTPPPGSRDLSFPTQYSRSFTTQCLACFWKQNWSYWRNPAYTAVRLLFTIVIALLFGTMFWGLGSKTDKVQDLFNAMGSMYAAVLYLGVQNSGTVQPVVVVERTVFYRERAAGMYSAFPYAFGQVAIEFPYVMVQALIYGVLVYSMIGFEWTVAKFLWYLFFMYFTLLYFTFYGMMAVGLTPNESIAAIISSAFYNIWNLFSGYLIPRPKLPVWWRWYSWICPVAWTLYGLVASQFGDLHHELEGALHQGQTAAQYIEEYYGFHHDFLWAVALVHVVFTVMFAFLFSFAIMKFNFQRR, from the exons ATGGAGCGGGAGATCCACCGCGTGACGAGCCTCCGGCGCGACAGCTCGCTATGGCGGCGCGACTCGAACGTGTTCTCGCGGTCGTCGTCGCGGTtccaggacgaggaggacgacgaggaggcgcTGCGGTGGGCGGCGCTGGAGCGGCTGCCGACGTACGACCGGGTGCGGCGCGGGATGCTCAGcgtggaggagggcggcgagaAGGTGGAGGTGGACGTGGGGCGGCTCGGCGCGCACGAGAGCCGCGCGCTCATCGAGCGCCTCGTCCGAGCAGCAGACGACGACCACGAGCTCTTCCTGCTCAAGCTCAAGGAGCGCATGGACAATGTCGGCATCGAGTACCCCACCATCGAGGTCAGGTTCGAGCGGCTCCAGGTCGAGGCGCAGGTGCGGGTCGGCACCCGAGGGCTGCCCACGCTCATCAACTCCGTGACTAACACACTCGAG GCCATCGGGAACACGCTCCACGTCGTGCCCAACCGGAAGCAGGCCATGACCGTCCTCCACGACGTCAGCGGGGTCGTCAAGCCCCGGAGGATGACGCTGCTGCTGGGCCCTCCCGGCTCCGGCAAGACCACGCTGCTGCTGGCGCTGGCCGGGAAGCTCGACAAGGAGCTCAAGGTATCCGGGAAGGTCACCTACAACGGCCACGGGCTGGACGAGTTCGTGCCCCAGAGGACCGCCGCGTACATCAGCCAGCATGACCTCCACATCGGGGAGATGACCGTCAGGGAGACGCTCGCGTTCTCGGCACGGTGCCAAGGTGTTGGCACCAGATACG AGATGCTTACTGAGTTGGCGAGAAGGGAAAAGGCAGCGAACATCAAGCCAGATCACGATATCGATGTGTACATGAAG GCCTCTGCTATGGGAGGGCAAGAATCCAGTATTGTGACAGAATACATACTGAAG ATATTAGGATTGGATATATGTGCTGACACGTTGGTAGGCAATGAGATGCTCAGGGGCATATCTGGTGGACAACGCAAGCGTGTCACAACAG GTGAAATGCTTGTTGGTCCAGCAAAAGCTCTGTTCATGGATGAGATATCCACTGGACTGGATAGCTCAACCACGTTCCAGATAGTGAATTCGCTTAGGCAGACCATCCACATCCTTGGAGGAACTGCTGTCATCTCCTTGCTCCAGCCAGCTCCGGAAACATACAACTTGTTTGACGACATTATACTCCTCTCTGACGGGCAGGTTGTGTACCAGGGGCCCCGAGAGAATGTGCTTGAGTTCTTTCAGTTCATGGGCTTCAAATGCCCTAGCAGAAAGGGTGTTGCTGACTTTTTGCAGGAG GTTACATCAAAGAAAGACCAGGAGCAGTACTGGTCCAGGAgtgacaggccataccgttttgtGCCTGTGAAGCAATTTGCGGATGCATTCCGTTCCTTCCATGTGGGCAAGTCAATAGAGAACGAGCTGAAAGAGCCATTTGATAGGACCAGGAGCCACCCTGCTGCTCTGGCTACTTCAAAGTTTGGTGTCAGCAGGATGGAGTTGCTCAAAGCCACTATTGACAGAGAGCTTCTACTCATGAAGAGGAATGCATTTATGTACATATTTAAAGCTGTCAAT CTAACTGTGATGGCGTTCATCGTGATGACCACATTTTTCCGTACCAACATGCGCCGTGATGAAACTTATGGACAGATATATTTGGGGGCACTGTTCTTTGCTATTGACACGATAATGTTTAATGGTTTTGCGGAGCTTGGTATGACCGTCATGAAACTTCCTGTCTTCTTCAAGCAGAGGGATCTTCTTTTCTTTCCTGCATGGGCCTACACCCTACCATCATGGATTCTTCAGATCCCTATCACGTTTGTTGAAGTCGGAGTTTATGTTTTCACCACATATTATGTCATCGGATTTGATCCCAGTGTAAGCAG GTTCTTCAAGCAGTATCTGCTGCTCCTTGCGATCAATCAGATGTCATCTTCACTTTTCCGCTTCATTGCTGGAGTTGGAAGAGACATGGTTGTTTCGCACACCTTTGGACCATTAGCATTGTTGACTTTTGCAGCATTGGGCGGCTTCATCCTTGCAAGAC CTGATATAAAGAAGTGGTGGATTTGGGGTTACTGGATATCTCCGATATCATATGCACAAAACGCTATTTCAACTAACGAATTTCTGGGGCCCAGTTGGAACAAA ATTGTTTCTGGAGGAAATCAGACCATTGGGGTAACCGTGCTTAAAGACCGCGGTATCTTTACGGAAGCTAAGTGGTATTGGATTGGTCTTGGTGCCATGGTTGGATACACTCTCCTCTTCAACCTGCTCTACACCGTAGCCCTTTCAGCTTTGAGTC CACTGTCAGACTCTAACCCAACAATGTCTGAAGAGGAGTTGAAAGAAAAGAGTGCAAATTTAACTGGTCAAGCTCTGGAGGGTCGTAAGGAAAAGAAATCTAGGAAGCATGAGTTggaattgtctcacaataatggcCGAAACTCAGTGAGTAGCAGTGTGGATTCTAGTGGTAGCAGGAAGGGGTTGGTACTCCCATTTACACCACTGTCGCTTACCTTTAACAACACCAAATACTCAGTGGACATGCCAGAG GCAATGAAAGCACAAGGAGTAACGGAAGACCGCTTGTTGCTTTTAAAGGGTGTGAGTGGTTCTTTTAGGCCAGGAGTACTTACTGCGTTAATGGGTGTGAGTGGTGCTGGAAAGACAACCCTGATGGATGTTTTAGCGGGTAGGAAAACCGGAGGATACATAGAGGGGGATATCACCGTCTCAGGCTATCCAAAGAAGCAAGAGACCTTTGCGCGCATATCAGGATACTGTGAGCAAAATGATATTCATTCTCCACATGTTACAGTATATGAATCACTCGTATTTTCTGCATGGCTGCGGCTTCCTGTGGAGGTTGATTCAGAGAAAAGAAAG ATGTTCATTGAGGAGGTCATGAATCTCGTAGAGCTCACACCATTGAGGGATGCACTTGTTGGGCTTCCTGGAGTGAATGGTCTATCAACTGAGCAACGCAAGAGGCTGACAATCGCCGTGGAGCTTGTTGCTAACCCGTCGATCATTTTTATGGATGAGCCAACATCTGGTCTTGATGCTCGGGCTGCTGCAATTGTGATGAGGACTGTTAGAAACACTGTTAACACTGGCAGGACTGTTGTTTGCACCATTCACCAGCCAAGTATTGACATATTTGAAGCATTCGATGAG CTTTTCCTTATGaagagaggaggagaagaaatttATGTTGGTCCAGTGGGCCCAAATTCTTCAAGTTTGATAGAGTACTTTGAG GAAATTGATGGTATTAGTAAGATAAAAGATGGTTATAACCCAGCAACATGGATGTTGGAAGTGTCCTCTAGTGCCCAGGAGGAAATGCTTGGTATTGATTTCGCTGAAGTCTACAGACAATCAGAACTATATCA AAGGAACAAGGAACTCATAGAGGATCTAAGCACACCACCTCCCGGTTCTAGAGATCTCAGCTTCCCTACGCAATACTCTAGATCATTCACCACACAATGCCTAGCTTGCTTTTGGAAGCAAAACTGGTCATATTGGAGAAACCCAGCCTACACAGCAGTGAGATTACTCTTCACCATCGTCATTGCGCTATTGTTTGGGACGATGTTCTGGGGCCTTGGAAGCAAAAC TGATAAGGTCCAGGATCTATTTAACGCCATGGGATCGATGTACGCTGCAGTACTATACCTTGGAGTGCAAAACTCTGGTACTGTTCAACCAGTTGTGGTGGTGGAGCGAACAGTCTTTTATCGAGAAAGAGCAGCTGGCATGTATTCAGCTTTCCCATATGCATTTGGGCAG GTTGCGATTGAATTTCCATATGTCATGGTTCAGGCTCTGATTTATGGCGTGCTAGTCTATTCAATGATTGGATTTGAGTGGACCGTGGCCAAGTTCTTGTGGTATCTGTTCTTCATGTACTTCACCCTGCTATATTTCACGTTCTACGGAATGATGGCTGTAGGCTTGACACCGAATGAGAGCATAGCAGCTATCATCTCGTCAGCATTCTACAACATATGGAACCTCTTCTCAGGATACCTTATCCCCCGACCT AAACTTCCTGTTTGGTGGAGGTGGTACTCATGGATTTGCCCGGTGGCATGGACGCTATACGGACTGGTTGCCTCCCAATTTGGCGATCTCCATCATGAACTTGAGGGAGCCTTACACCAAGGCCAAACCGCTGCCCAGTATATCGAGGAGTACTACGGCTTCCATCACGACTTCTTGTGGGCTGTGGCACTGGTGCACGTTGTTTTCACGGTGATGTTCGCCTTCCTGTTCAGTTTCGCCATCATGAAGTTCAACTTCCAGAGGAGATAA